From the genome of Gracilinanus agilis isolate LMUSP501 chromosome 2, AgileGrace, whole genome shotgun sequence, one region includes:
- the LOC123234429 gene encoding heat shock factor-binding protein 1-like, with protein sequence MAVTDPKTVQDLNPVVRTFLQKMQDKFQTMSYKIIGQIDDMSSCIDDLEKNVADLMTQAGVEEIEGENKIPITCNSLRFC encoded by the coding sequence ATGGCAGTGACAGACCCCAAAACTGTACAGGACCTAAACCCTGTGGTTCGTACATTTCTCCAGAAGATGCAGGACAAATTCCAGACCATGTCATATAAGATAATTGGCCAAATTGATGATATGAGCAGTTGCATTGATGATCTGGAGAAAAACGTCGCTGACCTTATGACACAAGCAGGggtagaagaaatagaaggggaaaacaaaataccaattacatgtaatagttTAAGATTTTGTTAa